The genomic DNA GCGGTGGATCGGTGCGGATCATCCCGGGAGCGGTTTCTCTTGCCCACGCCGGAGTTCTCTTTCTCGATGAGGCAGCAGAATTTCCTTCGGCGGTTCTTAACGCTCTGCGTCAACCTCTAGAGGAGGGCATCGTGACGATCCACCGGGTCCGTGGCTCAGCCCAGTTTCCCGCTCGTGTTCAGTTGATCCTCGCTGCGAACCCCTGTCCCTGCGGCGGGGGAAGGGGACGAGGACGAGCATGCACCTGTTCATCAATCGTTCGCCGGCGCTATCTTGCACGGCTTTCAGGCCCTCTGCTTGACCGGATCGATATCACGATCGGTATGAGGGTCCCAACGCGAGCGGATCTTGCCCGCACGGCAGCACCGTCCTCGTCCCTGGTTCGCGATCGCGTGGCCGAGGCCCGTCAGAGGGCCATCCACAGATTGAAAGACACTCCGTGGCGCTTGAACGCTGAAGTACCGGGCCGTTGGGTCAGAGAACACTCCGGAATCGATACGGCACTCGTCACTCGGCTTGATCGTGCGATTGATCAGGGCAGTGTGTCAATGCGCGGGGCTGATCGGGTTCTGCGTCTCATGTGGACCTTGGCAGACATGGATGAACGCCGGAAACCGCATTTTGATGATCTCGCGCACGCGCTGACCTTGCGAACAGGAGGTCCTGATGGGGCAGATTTTTGACGACGCGCACATCCACGCGGCCTGGTGGACAGGAGTTATCGAACCCGGTGATCTCTACGCGTCGGCCCTTCGCGCAGCGCTTGGAGATGAGGAGGCTCGCCTATGGGCGCAGGCAAAACACCCGGGGCCGCTGCCCACGCGCTTGCTCGGGCCGAATCGTGACTGGGAGGGAGCGTGGAAGAAATGGCACTCACGAATCGACGGTCTCGATGCTGTGGCGTTACTTGAGCAGGCCAACACCCTGGGGCACCAACTGGTCATTCCGTCAGATCAGGACTGGCCGCGTGTCCTAAGCGACCTTGGACCGACTGAACCGGTTGGACTGTGGATCAGCGGAACATTACCTGCATCCGATCGCTGTATTTCCATCGTTGGGGCGCGTGCTGCAACACAGCGAGGTGAAATGCTCGCAGCCGACATTGCCTGTTCACTGGCTGAGCGAGGTTGGGCCGTTATTTCCGGGGGAGCGTTCGGAATCGACATCGCAGCTCATCGCGGATGTCGTGCCGGGGAAGGGCAAACAGTCGTTGTTCTCGCAGGGGGTATCAGTCATGTGTATCCCGTAGCGCATGCCGATGATTTTCGTTGTATTCAAGAAGGCGGAGGAGCCCTTGTTTCGGAAGTTCCTGCGCATTGGCGTCCGGCAAAATGGCGTTTCCTTGGGCGCAATCGGCTGATCGCTGCGTGGGGGAGAGGAACAGTTGTCGTTGAAGCGGGGATGCGTTCCGGTGCTCTTGCCACTGCCCGGCGGGCAATGGAACTTGGTCGCCCGGTGGGAGCTGTTCCCGGCCCGGTTGAATCTGCGCTGTACACCGGATGCCACGAGCTGATTCGTCATGGGGCAACGCTCATACGTGATGCCGACGACTGTAGTGAATTGATCGAACCAATGGAGATCAGAATGCAACAGCCACTCTTTGGTGATCCTGTCACCGCTGATCACGGAACCGATGGGCTTGCCCCTACGCTCAGGAGAATTTGGGAGGCCTTGCCGATGCGACAAGGAACCTCAATTTCACGTGTTGCCAGAGTCGCGGGCCTCTCCCAAGACGAAGTGCTTCGCGGTCTCGCCGAGCTTGAGCTTCTCGGGTACGTGCGTTCCGGATCGGGTGGATATCGTCGAAACCCGCGTTACACCTCCAAGGCTGCAACATCTGGGAGCACCCCGTGAGCTTAGAATGACGACATGACCGAAAGTCTTGTGAACCAGTGGGTGGATTACTTGGAGCATTCACGCGGCTTTTCCCGTCATACGCTCCGCGCCTACCGACGTGACCTCACACAATTTCTTGTCAGCATTGGCCGCGACGAATCAGTGACCGCTCAACAGCTTCAAGATGAGATGACCACGAGACGTCTGAGGGCATGGCTTTCTCAGATGTCTGCTGAGGGAGCTTCACGATCAACAACGGCGCAACGAGTTGCCGCAATACGTAACTTCACGGCCTGGGCAAACGATCATCATGTGATGACAACGGATCCTGCAGCAGTTCTTGTCACTGCACGGGCTGATCAGAAACTCCCCTACGTCATCGACGCTGAGGATGCTGCCACCCTCATGAATCACGCCAGGGACCACGTCAATGAGGATGAGCCGCAGACTGTACGTGACTGGGCGATTCTCGAATTGGTCTACGCGACAGGAATACGTGTCGCCGAATTATGTGCCCTCGATACAACCTCGCTTAACGAGGCCGAGTCCAGTCTCAGAGTCATCGGTAAAGGAAATAAGGAACGCGTTGTTCCCTACGGAGAGCCAGCTGCACGTGCCCTGAATGAATGGATGACCCGCGGTCGACCAAATCTCGTGGCGGATCCGTCGAATCGAGCGCTTTTCGTTGGTGTCAAAGGGGGACGCATTGATCAGCGTGTTGTCCGGGGAATGCTCCACAGGATGAGTGCGCGAGCCGGAGTGCATGACCTGGCTCCGCATGCTCTGAGGCACACCGCGGCAACACATATGCTCCAAGGCGGTGCCGACCTTCGAGCCGTCCAGGAGCTGTTGGGACACTCCTCGCTCCAGACGACGCAGCGGTACACGCACGTTGACACTCAACGCCTTTCGCAGATTTATCGACAGGCGCATCCGCGCGCGTAGGGGCGAAGACCACGCCTCGCACACCTTGGTATGCCGATGTCTATTGTTTGGTCTGGGCGTTGGCAGCTGCCGCCGGCTCTCAGTGGTGGTGTTTAACGTGGTTTTCCTCTGTGATAACCGGTGGGGTTGGGGATAGCTCTGGTTCTTTCGGGGGGGGGCAAACTATTGATTTGGTAGGGGAAAACGCGTTACACTTTTATCCGCAGGGTCGCCACCCTGGGTCAGGCTTGAAATAACAGTCGGATGAACTTCGGTTTTGACACAGCGCCCGGGCTAAGCGTCCCGCATTTTAGTTCAGCTGGATTCCCATAAAAATGTCTCCGTCCTCAGCCATTAAGAATAAACGTCGTATCTGTCGCTCCGAGAAGTTTTGACGAGAAGAGTCGTATTTCTTCACCTGTGATAAAAGTTTCGGGAAAGTAGACGATTCTCCAATATCGATGACGAAAATATCTTTAACGACCCCATGTTTCAGTGCTTTTACTACGGCAGTAGATATATCTTTAACGATTGTGCTACCTTGAACGATTGTACACTTTAATTCTGTTTTCTGACTGTCGTTCGTCAGCCATATAAAGTCGTTCGTTGGTGACGCTCCCACACCCGGTACATATTCAGCTCGTGAAATCCATCTCACTCGCTCTCCGCGTTTCTCGAAGCGTTCCAGGAAGTCAAGCTCGTGTGCTTCGAGAAGCTGGTCCGTCTCGTGAACTTTGGTTCGGGCTTCATATGGTGTTCGTGCGTATCTCCAGACTTGAACCTTGGCGTGGCCAACACGAAGCTGTTTTGTGAAAACAACGGCGAGGGACGAGGACGAGGCAGAGCTGTGCTCCGGCATGACGCAGACACGTTGCGATATTGCGACGGTGATCATCCATCCCAGGGTTTGAGCACGATGTCTCCAATAAGTAGACGCAACGGATCCACATAAGTTTTCTTCCCCGTTTTTGCACCCCAGTGCAGTCCTCCGGGAATATGTCCTGCCTCGAGGCGAGCAAGAACATCGCCGCGTACAACGTGCTGTCCCTGATGGACAAGAGGCGTGACCGGCTCAAAAGTTGACGTGATTGCGCCGTGGCGCACCGAGACAACCCCACGGTTAACAACGGTCCCTGAGAAGGAGACAACACCATCGGCAGGTGCCCGAATTATTGCTCCTTGTGTGACATCAAGATCTACACCGCGGTGTCCCGGAAGCCAATCGTGGGCGGGTGGGGCGAAGGAACGGATCACCGAAACGGGATGCCCTGTGGGCCATGACCACGGACGAGAGGATGATTCGTTGGAGTGAGTCATGGGCGAGGCCGTTGCCCCTGGAACGGTGAAGGCGAACGTCATGACAGCAATGAGTCCAACGATCCTTC from Schaalia sp. ZJ405 includes the following:
- the dprA gene encoding DNA-processing protein DprA is translated as MGQIFDDAHIHAAWWTGVIEPGDLYASALRAALGDEEARLWAQAKHPGPLPTRLLGPNRDWEGAWKKWHSRIDGLDAVALLEQANTLGHQLVIPSDQDWPRVLSDLGPTEPVGLWISGTLPASDRCISIVGARAATQRGEMLAADIACSLAERGWAVISGGAFGIDIAAHRGCRAGEGQTVVVLAGGISHVYPVAHADDFRCIQEGGGALVSEVPAHWRPAKWRFLGRNRLIAAWGRGTVVVEAGMRSGALATARRAMELGRPVGAVPGPVESALYTGCHELIRHGATLIRDADDCSELIEPMEIRMQQPLFGDPVTADHGTDGLAPTLRRIWEALPMRQGTSISRVARVAGLSQDEVLRGLAELELLGYVRSGSGGYRRNPRYTSKAATSGSTP
- a CDS encoding tyrosine recombinase XerC: MTESLVNQWVDYLEHSRGFSRHTLRAYRRDLTQFLVSIGRDESVTAQQLQDEMTTRRLRAWLSQMSAEGASRSTTAQRVAAIRNFTAWANDHHVMTTDPAAVLVTARADQKLPYVIDAEDAATLMNHARDHVNEDEPQTVRDWAILELVYATGIRVAELCALDTTSLNEAESSLRVIGKGNKERVVPYGEPAARALNEWMTRGRPNLVADPSNRALFVGVKGGRIDQRVVRGMLHRMSARAGVHDLAPHALRHTAATHMLQGGADLRAVQELLGHSSLQTTQRYTHVDTQRLSQIYRQAHPRA
- a CDS encoding M23 family metallopeptidase; this encodes MHHILSRITARISSVNPVPTRPPLPAVRAVNTRRHRRFHRAHLRPYSRSRRIVGLIAVMTFAFTVPGATASPMTHSNESSSRPWSWPTGHPVSVIRSFAPPAHDWLPGHRGVDLDVTQGAIIRAPADGVVSFSGTVVNRGVVSVRHGAITSTFEPVTPLVHQGQHVVRGDVLARLEAGHIPGGLHWGAKTGKKTYVDPLRLLIGDIVLKPWDG